One Microbacterium keratanolyticum DNA window includes the following coding sequences:
- a CDS encoding EscU/YscU/HrcU family type III secretion system export apparatus switch protein → MSGTDSGERTEKATAQRLQEARKKGQIGRSQDFTAWVCIAAAAIMTPLTIANASQVLTGQVLDVAAVAKNPTPGSVIDALSAAISSIGGILLPFLAVVLLATTATAVAQGGIHLRNVPLRGEQFNIVAGLMRVFGKQALWEGVKALLKTLAIGAALWIVVSNLVPVLMASGSHNITWLLEQAGGGVAALLQVAVVVGILLAAADVAVVMKRNRKHTHMTKQEAKDEHKKSEGDPLVRSQRRSRQLALSRNRMIAAVGDSDVVLVNPTHVAVALRYEPGKSAPRVVAKGAGIVAQKIRERAEEAGVPMVRDIPLARALHSACEVGREIPEELYTAVAQVLAFIEHLKRRGSARGTHTMSTAGVPRT, encoded by the coding sequence ATGAGCGGAACCGACAGCGGGGAGCGTACCGAGAAGGCGACCGCCCAACGGCTCCAGGAAGCGCGCAAGAAGGGGCAGATCGGACGCAGTCAGGACTTCACGGCCTGGGTCTGCATTGCCGCGGCCGCCATCATGACGCCGCTGACGATCGCGAATGCGAGCCAGGTGCTCACCGGACAGGTTCTCGACGTCGCCGCGGTCGCGAAGAACCCCACCCCGGGGAGCGTGATCGACGCCCTCAGCGCGGCGATCTCCTCCATCGGAGGCATCCTGCTGCCGTTTCTGGCGGTGGTCCTCCTGGCGACGACCGCGACCGCGGTGGCGCAGGGCGGGATCCACCTGCGCAACGTTCCGCTGCGGGGAGAGCAGTTCAACATCGTTGCGGGGCTGATGCGCGTCTTCGGAAAGCAGGCGCTCTGGGAGGGCGTCAAGGCACTGCTGAAGACGCTCGCGATCGGCGCAGCCCTCTGGATCGTCGTGTCCAACCTCGTACCGGTGCTGATGGCGAGCGGCAGTCACAACATCACCTGGCTGCTCGAGCAGGCCGGCGGCGGTGTCGCGGCCCTTCTCCAGGTAGCCGTGGTCGTCGGCATCCTCCTCGCCGCGGCAGACGTCGCCGTCGTCATGAAGCGCAACCGCAAGCACACGCACATGACGAAGCAGGAGGCGAAGGACGAGCACAAGAAGAGCGAGGGCGACCCGCTCGTGCGCTCCCAGCGGCGCTCCCGACAGCTCGCTCTGAGCCGCAATCGCATGATCGCGGCGGTCGGCGACAGCGACGTGGTGCTCGTGAACCCGACGCATGTCGCCGTCGCCCTGCGCTACGAACCGGGCAAGTCCGCCCCGCGCGTCGTGGCGAAGGGCGCGGGGATCGTGGCGCAGAAGATCCGGGAGCGTGCGGAGGAGGCCGGCGTGCCGATGGTCCGCGACATCCCGCTTGCCAGAGCCCTGCACTCCGCCTGCGAGGTGGGGCGGGAGATCCCGGAGGAGCTCTACACGGCTGTGGCGCAGGTGCTCGCTTTCATCGAGCACCTCAAGCGCCGCGGATCGGCACGAGGGACCCACACGATGAGCACCGCGGGCGTCCCCAGGACTTGA
- a CDS encoding flagellar biosynthetic protein FliR, with product MFIPIDFLWLEATALACARITAFLVIAPPFNHSTIPTRIKAMLGVALALAVSPTVSVGYTQLDTGAFILALIGQVITGALLGFLVMALFSAIQGAGHLIDTFGGFQMAQAFDPGMVINGAQFTRLFQMTAILLLFASDGYQLVLGGMFRSFDAVPVSGMIDLTKPADALLGAAGQMMLSAVQIAGPLLIVLFLADVGLGLITRVAPALNAFAMGFPIKIGLTLLLAGLVYAALPGIVGALAEDAARLLMGVVS from the coding sequence ATGTTCATCCCGATCGATTTCCTCTGGCTGGAGGCCACCGCGCTGGCCTGTGCACGGATCACCGCGTTCCTCGTCATCGCGCCGCCGTTCAACCACTCGACGATCCCCACGCGGATCAAAGCGATGCTCGGGGTCGCCCTCGCCCTCGCCGTCTCACCGACCGTCAGCGTCGGCTACACGCAGCTGGACACCGGAGCCTTCATCCTGGCGCTCATCGGCCAGGTGATCACGGGAGCGCTGCTGGGCTTCCTCGTGATGGCGCTGTTCAGTGCCATCCAGGGCGCAGGTCACCTCATCGACACGTTCGGTGGCTTCCAGATGGCGCAGGCGTTCGACCCGGGAATGGTGATCAACGGCGCGCAGTTCACCCGCCTGTTCCAGATGACGGCGATTCTGCTGCTCTTCGCCTCCGACGGATACCAGCTCGTGCTGGGCGGGATGTTCCGCTCCTTCGATGCCGTGCCGGTCAGCGGAATGATCGACCTCACGAAACCCGCCGATGCGCTTCTGGGTGCGGCCGGGCAGATGATGCTCAGCGCCGTCCAGATCGCGGGGCCCCTGCTGATCGTCCTCTTCCTCGCGGACGTGGGCCTCGGCCTCATCACCCGCGTCGCACCCGCCCTCAACGCGTTCGCCATGGGCTTCCCGATCAAGATCGGCCTGACCCTGCTCCTGGCCGGCTTGGTCTACGCCGCGTTGCCAGGAATCGTCGGCGCGCTCGCAGAAGATGCGGCTCGACTGCTCATGGGGGTGGTCTCATGA
- the flgN gene encoding flagellar export chaperone FlgN, whose translation MQLMREREMLELLLFKLDVQQMLVATGRNRWVQHAANEVERVLAAMPATAITRDTLVVAVADEWGVPEATSLRELIDAAPTDAWREIFTGHLEALLALAAEITEMKAINEQRLRTALRIVQETIAALDNSTGEYDPSGEVIRPSGSHILDTRA comes from the coding sequence ATGCAACTGATGCGAGAGCGCGAGATGCTCGAGCTGCTGCTCTTCAAGCTCGATGTGCAGCAGATGCTTGTCGCTACCGGGCGAAACCGCTGGGTGCAGCACGCAGCGAACGAGGTCGAACGCGTCCTCGCGGCGATGCCCGCCACCGCGATCACGCGCGACACCCTCGTCGTCGCGGTCGCCGACGAGTGGGGTGTGCCGGAGGCGACTTCTCTGCGCGAGCTCATCGACGCGGCACCGACCGACGCGTGGCGAGAGATCTTCACCGGCCACCTGGAGGCGCTCCTCGCCCTGGCTGCGGAGATCACCGAGATGAAGGCGATCAATGAGCAGCGTCTGCGCACGGCGCTTCGGATCGTCCAAGAGACCATCGCCGCGCTGGACAACTCCACCGGTGAGTACGACCCGTCAGGAGAAGTGATCCGCCCCAGCGGATCGCACATCCTCGACACGCGAGCGTGA
- a CDS encoding flagellar biosynthetic protein FliO — protein sequence MDEILVVVRVVVSLAAVLGLMLWLGRRLQKGQNTRNNPLAGLVPAKLAERFVPSGPARPRARAQAAEKITVVARAGLGGRAQLVVAEFGGVRYVLGVTERDIQVVDTLGVPAEVSAEQPAEAIVTATPDVVGERRAARLARFEGIAAAARQ from the coding sequence ATGGACGAGATCCTGGTCGTCGTCCGGGTCGTCGTCTCGCTGGCGGCGGTGCTCGGCCTCATGCTGTGGCTGGGGCGACGGCTGCAGAAGGGGCAGAACACGCGGAACAACCCACTCGCCGGTCTCGTGCCTGCGAAGCTCGCGGAGCGTTTCGTCCCCTCCGGGCCGGCCCGCCCGCGGGCGCGAGCGCAGGCAGCGGAGAAGATCACGGTCGTCGCCCGTGCCGGTCTCGGTGGACGGGCGCAGCTCGTCGTCGCGGAGTTCGGCGGCGTTCGCTACGTTCTGGGCGTCACCGAGCGGGATATCCAGGTCGTGGACACCCTGGGTGTTCCCGCGGAGGTCTCGGCAGAGCAGCCCGCGGAGGCCATCGTGACCGCCACCCCGGACGTCGTGGGGGAGCGTCGCGCCGCCCGCCTCGCCCGCTTCGAAGGCATCGCCGCCGCTGCCCGGCAGTAG
- the flgK gene encoding flagellar hook-associated protein FlgK, whose protein sequence is MSSFAGIRLAQSGLTAAKAGMNVTGQNIANQTTPGYTRQRIEQSPLFATGPGVGSGVNVTGISRLGDAVLDARVRDALGSSGFWAARATSALQAEAVMAEPTKDGLAANMDRFWSGWSDLANAPEPAAAQVVLTNAEVLIGQIAAGYESIAGQWSALRSQVDRQVADVNAMAGEVAALNGEIRTALQSGRSANELIDQRNVLAQQLSSAIGAKGTVEADGTLTMRVDGNPLVAGDIARKLTAEGVTNIADGGRITVSWADRPGVPVAVTGGSIGGTISALAPAADGGTLARVADAYNRTATELASAVNAIHATGVTSTGVAGGAFFALNASGPAALGLSVVPTSLDELALAAPGAGALDTSIADKIATIGKSDTGPSKTWSSFVTGFAVSVGGDVQRADSADAGAIAAVTAQQSNASVDGDEETINLLTYQTAYQAAARVLTAMDEALDVLINRTGLVGR, encoded by the coding sequence GTGTCTTCTTTCGCGGGAATCCGCCTCGCCCAGTCGGGCCTCACGGCGGCAAAGGCCGGGATGAACGTCACCGGTCAGAACATCGCCAACCAGACGACCCCCGGCTACACGCGCCAGCGCATCGAGCAGAGCCCTCTGTTCGCGACCGGGCCGGGTGTCGGCTCCGGCGTGAATGTCACCGGGATCAGCCGGCTCGGTGACGCGGTCCTCGACGCACGTGTGCGAGACGCACTGGGCTCCTCCGGCTTCTGGGCCGCCCGTGCGACCTCCGCTCTGCAGGCGGAGGCGGTGATGGCTGAGCCGACGAAGGACGGCCTCGCCGCGAACATGGATCGCTTCTGGTCAGGATGGTCCGACCTCGCGAACGCGCCGGAGCCCGCTGCGGCGCAGGTCGTCCTCACGAACGCCGAAGTGCTCATCGGGCAGATCGCCGCAGGCTATGAGTCCATCGCCGGTCAGTGGTCCGCGCTCCGGAGCCAGGTCGATCGCCAGGTCGCCGACGTCAACGCGATGGCGGGTGAGGTCGCCGCGTTGAACGGCGAGATCCGCACTGCTCTGCAGTCCGGTCGCAGCGCGAACGAGCTCATCGACCAGCGGAACGTCCTCGCGCAGCAGCTGTCTTCGGCGATCGGTGCCAAGGGCACGGTCGAAGCCGACGGCACGCTGACGATGCGTGTGGATGGCAACCCGCTCGTCGCCGGTGACATCGCGAGAAAGCTGACCGCTGAGGGAGTGACCAACATCGCCGACGGCGGCCGGATCACGGTCTCCTGGGCGGATCGTCCCGGAGTTCCCGTCGCTGTCACCGGAGGCTCCATCGGCGGCACCATCAGCGCGCTCGCCCCGGCCGCAGACGGCGGCACGCTGGCGCGGGTGGCCGATGCCTACAACCGAACGGCGACCGAACTGGCGTCCGCCGTCAACGCGATTCACGCCACGGGCGTCACATCGACCGGTGTCGCAGGCGGCGCGTTCTTCGCGCTGAACGCCTCGGGCCCTGCAGCCCTCGGTCTGAGCGTCGTGCCGACGTCGCTGGACGAGCTGGCGCTGGCGGCTCCCGGCGCCGGTGCCCTGGACACCTCGATCGCCGACAAGATCGCGACCATCGGCAAGTCCGACACCGGACCCAGCAAGACCTGGTCGAGCTTCGTGACCGGTTTCGCGGTGTCGGTGGGCGGCGACGTGCAGCGCGCCGATTCGGCCGACGCGGGCGCGATCGCCGCGGTCACCGCACAGCAGTCGAACGCCTCCGTGGACGGCGACGAGGAGACGATCAACCTCCTGACGTACCAGACCGCCTATCAGGCGGCGGCGCGAGTGCTCACCGCGATGGATGAAGCGCTGGACGTTCTGATCAACCGCACCGGCCTCGTGGGTCGCTAG
- the fliP gene encoding flagellar type III secretion system pore protein FliP (The bacterial flagellar biogenesis protein FliP forms a type III secretion system (T3SS)-type pore required for flagellar assembly.): MAIAGGIVAVSVLTSAGGAYAAEPLAVPDGEGVTINGVNGTPSDSILTVLGITVLSVAPALLLMMSSFTKIFVVLALTRNALSLPSIPPNQVLAGLSLFLTLFIMWPVLVDVNQIAVAPFTAGQIDFGRAFDLAQAPLKEWMLGFTREEDIALMYRAAQMENPADASSIELYTLVPAFMLSELRAAFLIGFMIFVPFLVIDLVVASALMSMGMMMLPPVMISLPFKILLFLLVDGWGLVVTALVQSYGGAR; encoded by the coding sequence ATGGCGATCGCCGGGGGAATCGTCGCGGTGTCCGTGCTGACGTCCGCCGGCGGGGCCTACGCCGCCGAACCGCTGGCCGTGCCGGACGGAGAAGGCGTCACGATCAACGGGGTCAACGGGACACCCTCCGACAGCATTCTCACGGTGCTCGGGATCACGGTGCTCAGCGTCGCCCCTGCGCTGCTGCTGATGATGTCGAGCTTCACGAAGATCTTCGTCGTCCTGGCGCTCACCCGCAACGCGCTCTCGCTGCCGTCGATCCCTCCGAATCAGGTCCTCGCCGGTCTCAGTCTGTTCCTGACGCTGTTCATCATGTGGCCGGTGCTCGTGGACGTGAATCAGATCGCCGTGGCTCCGTTCACCGCGGGGCAGATCGATTTCGGTCGCGCCTTCGATCTCGCTCAAGCCCCGCTCAAGGAGTGGATGCTCGGCTTCACCCGCGAAGAAGACATCGCGCTCATGTATCGCGCGGCGCAGATGGAGAACCCCGCGGATGCCTCGAGCATCGAGCTGTACACGCTCGTGCCGGCCTTCATGCTCAGTGAACTGCGTGCGGCCTTCCTCATCGGCTTCATGATCTTCGTGCCGTTCCTCGTCATCGACCTCGTGGTGGCCAGCGCCCTCATGTCGATGGGAATGATGATGCTCCCGCCGGTGATGATCTCCCTCCCGTTCAAGATCCTGCTGTTCCTGCTCGTCGATGGGTGGGGGCTGGTCGTCACGGCGCTCGTGCAGTCCTACGGAGGTGCCCGATGA
- a CDS encoding flagellar assembly protein FliW: MTVALNVAFVASPPGLSPYTAFTLDPIEGADGLYALRSQEQDDVRLYVLDQTGGRSGYAPHVGGTIRAEIGAEDPEDVRLFVVVNPTESGVFVNLRAPIIMHRESGRASQIILEDESYSFREPLTA, translated from the coding sequence ATGACCGTCGCCCTGAACGTCGCGTTCGTCGCCTCCCCTCCGGGACTGAGCCCGTACACGGCATTCACCCTCGATCCGATCGAAGGTGCCGACGGCCTCTACGCGCTGCGCTCGCAGGAGCAGGATGACGTGCGTCTCTACGTGCTCGACCAGACCGGGGGGCGTTCCGGCTACGCGCCGCACGTGGGCGGGACGATCCGTGCCGAGATCGGCGCGGAAGATCCTGAGGATGTTCGTCTCTTCGTCGTTGTGAACCCGACGGAGAGCGGCGTCTTCGTCAACCTCCGCGCCCCGATCATCATGCACCGTGAGAGCGGACGAGCCTCGCAGATCATCCTGGAAGATGAGAGCTACTCCTTCCGGGAGCCGCTGACCGCCTGA
- the csrA gene encoding carbon storage regulator CsrA, with amino-acid sequence MLVLTRRVNESIKIGEDITVTVLAAGPGGVRIGIDAPRDRRINRAEIIQAVVDANREAVHSSSDDVAQDVLRSVLARPNR; translated from the coding sequence ATGCTTGTGCTCACTCGACGTGTGAATGAGAGCATCAAGATCGGCGAGGACATCACGGTGACCGTGCTGGCCGCCGGACCCGGCGGGGTCCGGATCGGGATCGATGCACCCCGCGACCGGCGGATCAACCGGGCGGAGATCATTCAGGCGGTCGTCGATGCGAACCGTGAAGCAGTGCATTCGTCCTCCGACGACGTGGCGCAGGACGTTCTTCGCAGCGTTCTCGCGCGGCCTAATCGATAG
- the fliQ gene encoding flagellar biosynthesis protein FliQ, protein MTPEAVMDIGQSALILAAKLCAPLLITALVVGFAISLLQSITQVQEMTMSFVPKLIAVGIALLVCGHWMISETVTFTHEMFELIPRLLNGG, encoded by the coding sequence ATGACACCGGAGGCGGTCATGGACATCGGCCAGTCGGCGCTGATCCTCGCCGCGAAGCTCTGCGCGCCACTGCTGATCACCGCGCTCGTCGTCGGATTCGCGATCTCGCTGCTGCAGTCGATCACGCAGGTGCAGGAGATGACCATGTCGTTCGTGCCGAAACTGATCGCCGTCGGCATCGCGCTTCTGGTCTGCGGTCACTGGATGATCTCGGAGACGGTGACCTTCACGCACGAGATGTTCGAGCTGATCCCGCGCCTGCTGAACGGCGGCTGA
- a CDS encoding flagellin N-terminal helical domain-containing protein: MIGRVTSTTMAEQTLRTLQSNLAERDRIQNQATSQRAFSRPSEDPTGTATVLGVHGEQARTAQYARNISDGLAWVTTVDTALGASVELLNRARDLVAQGANSGAMSMPAREAIAAELESIATELLSQANTTVLGRSVFAGTSDAGRAFEAGTFTFNGAAGSGVQRRISDTDTVRVDSDGAQVFGEGANSVFALLADIAGELRGGQEVGVRLGDIDDRLTSMIAARGTTGARQAQIERASAQNLSVSIDLEAQRTEVENVDSFEVLVRLQSAELVYQSALQVTARSLQTNLMEFLR; the protein is encoded by the coding sequence ATGATCGGACGAGTCACAAGCACCACGATGGCGGAGCAGACGCTGCGCACCCTGCAGTCGAACCTTGCGGAACGCGACCGCATTCAGAACCAGGCTACGTCGCAGCGCGCGTTCAGCAGGCCCAGCGAAGATCCGACCGGCACCGCCACGGTGCTGGGCGTGCACGGCGAGCAGGCCCGTACGGCGCAGTACGCGCGCAACATCAGCGACGGCCTGGCCTGGGTGACGACGGTCGATACCGCACTCGGCGCGAGCGTCGAGCTGCTCAACCGCGCACGGGACCTCGTCGCGCAGGGGGCGAACTCCGGCGCGATGAGCATGCCGGCACGAGAGGCGATCGCCGCCGAGCTCGAGAGCATAGCCACCGAGCTGCTGTCCCAGGCCAACACGACGGTGCTCGGACGCAGTGTCTTCGCCGGAACCAGCGATGCCGGACGCGCCTTCGAGGCGGGGACCTTCACGTTCAACGGTGCCGCCGGGAGTGGCGTGCAGCGTCGCATCAGCGATACCGACACCGTGCGGGTGGACAGCGATGGTGCGCAGGTCTTCGGCGAGGGCGCGAACAGCGTGTTCGCGCTTCTGGCCGACATCGCGGGGGAGCTTCGCGGCGGGCAGGAGGTCGGTGTGCGTCTCGGCGACATCGACGACCGGCTCACCTCCATGATCGCGGCGCGCGGCACGACCGGCGCGCGCCAGGCCCAGATCGAACGGGCATCCGCGCAGAACCTCTCGGTCTCCATCGATCTCGAAGCCCAGCGCACCGAGGTCGAGAATGTCGACAGCTTCGAAGTGCTCGTGCGGCTCCAGTCCGCGGAGCTCGTGTACCAGTCCGCCCTGCAGGTCACCGCGCGGAGCCTGCAGACCAACCTGATGGAGTTCCTGCGATGA
- a CDS encoding flagellar biosynthesis protein FlhA, which produces MRQLLLKAAVPVGVVGIILLLIVPIPAGLLDVLIVLNIAFALLILLTAMFVKRPLDFSVFPSLLLVATLFRLGLNVASTRLVLSEAHAGQVIQAFGQITISGSLVIGAVIFLILTVIQFVVVTKGAERVAEVGARFTLDAMPGKQMAIDADLNAGLITEEEARKRRADVSAEADFYGAMDGASKFVKGDAIAGIVIVVINFVGGIIIGMVQHGMEADEALSTYSILTIGDGLVTQIPALLMAVATGMIVTRENAESEMGQSASRQLMQSRNALLITGLAAVSMGFIPGMPILPFLLIGAALLFAASRVTANAARESEDKLDAEIRSSESAAEGPEELMDRMRVHALEISLAPDIVDLAAGGSGDLLTRVKSLRRKLAIEIGFLMPPVRTRDNIDLPSESYAILIAGVEVGRGTVPRGHLLAIGSGLEHLPGSSVTDPVFGLEGKWIPVEMSHAADLAGAAVIDRASVIITHLSDIVQAHADRLLSLEDVRQLTEHLKQTHPTVVEELTPATMSLAAIQRVLAGLLAERIPINDLARIYEALALRAKTSTETAALIDAARAVLGPAISARFARDGRLRVVMFDPGLEQQLLEGMRVSDGAAQIVLAPDTTLQLLESVRTTISTLDHTGSDPVLVCAPSIRQAVRKLIGAQAGGIAVLSYEEAAAGGHATDVVGVVRLVQSALPSA; this is translated from the coding sequence GTGAGACAGCTCCTGTTGAAGGCTGCGGTGCCGGTGGGCGTCGTGGGCATCATCCTTCTGCTCATCGTGCCGATTCCGGCGGGGCTGCTGGACGTGCTCATCGTCCTCAACATCGCCTTCGCGCTGCTGATCCTGTTGACCGCGATGTTCGTCAAACGGCCGTTGGACTTCTCGGTGTTCCCGAGCCTTCTGCTCGTGGCGACGCTGTTCCGGCTCGGGTTGAACGTCGCATCGACCCGGCTTGTCCTGAGCGAGGCGCATGCCGGTCAGGTGATCCAGGCGTTCGGGCAGATCACGATCAGCGGCTCGCTCGTGATCGGCGCCGTGATCTTCCTGATCCTCACGGTCATCCAGTTCGTCGTCGTGACCAAGGGTGCGGAGCGTGTGGCGGAAGTCGGGGCACGATTCACCCTCGACGCGATGCCGGGCAAGCAGATGGCGATCGACGCCGACCTCAACGCGGGCCTGATCACGGAAGAGGAGGCGCGCAAGCGTCGCGCGGACGTCTCAGCGGAGGCCGACTTCTACGGCGCGATGGACGGTGCGTCGAAGTTCGTCAAGGGCGACGCGATCGCCGGCATCGTGATCGTGGTGATCAACTTCGTCGGCGGCATCATCATCGGCATGGTGCAGCACGGCATGGAGGCCGACGAGGCGCTCTCCACGTACAGCATCCTGACGATCGGCGACGGACTCGTCACACAGATCCCGGCGCTGCTCATGGCGGTCGCCACGGGCATGATCGTCACCCGCGAGAACGCGGAATCGGAGATGGGGCAGTCGGCGAGCCGCCAGCTGATGCAGTCCCGCAACGCCCTGCTGATCACGGGCCTGGCAGCCGTCTCGATGGGATTCATCCCCGGCATGCCGATCCTGCCGTTCCTACTCATCGGGGCCGCGCTTCTGTTCGCGGCGTCCCGGGTCACCGCGAATGCGGCGAGAGAGTCCGAGGACAAGCTGGACGCGGAGATCCGCTCCAGCGAATCCGCGGCCGAGGGGCCAGAGGAGCTGATGGATCGGATGCGCGTGCACGCACTCGAGATCTCGCTCGCGCCCGACATCGTCGACCTCGCCGCCGGGGGCTCCGGCGACCTGCTCACCCGGGTCAAGTCCCTGCGCCGCAAGCTCGCGATCGAGATCGGCTTCCTCATGCCGCCCGTGCGCACGCGCGACAACATCGACCTCCCGTCCGAGAGCTACGCGATCCTCATCGCCGGTGTCGAGGTCGGCCGAGGGACGGTTCCCCGTGGTCACCTCCTGGCGATCGGCTCAGGGCTCGAGCACCTTCCCGGCAGCTCTGTCACGGATCCGGTCTTCGGGCTGGAGGGCAAGTGGATCCCGGTGGAGATGTCGCATGCGGCCGACCTTGCCGGCGCCGCCGTGATCGACCGCGCCAGCGTGATCATCACCCATCTCTCCGACATCGTGCAGGCCCATGCCGATCGGCTGCTCTCACTGGAGGACGTGCGCCAGCTCACCGAGCACCTCAAGCAGACGCATCCGACCGTCGTCGAGGAGCTCACCCCGGCGACGATGAGTCTCGCCGCCATCCAGCGTGTTCTCGCCGGTCTGCTCGCGGAGCGCATCCCGATCAACGATCTGGCGCGCATCTATGAGGCGCTGGCGCTGCGGGCGAAGACGTCGACGGAGACCGCGGCGCTGATCGACGCCGCGCGCGCCGTGCTCGGGCCGGCGATCTCCGCGCGCTTCGCCCGAGACGGGCGCCTGCGCGTCGTCATGTTCGACCCGGGGCTCGAGCAGCAGCTGCTGGAGGGCATGCGGGTGTCTGACGGCGCGGCGCAGATCGTCCTCGCGCCGGACACGACTCTGCAGCTTCTGGAGAGCGTGCGCACGACGATCAGCACGCTGGATCACACCGGCTCTGACCCCGTTCTGGTCTGCGCCCCCTCCATCCGCCAGGCCGTGCGCAAGCTGATCGGCGCTCAGGCCGGGGGGATCGCCGTGCTCTCCTACGAGGAGGCCGCCGCCGGCGGGCACGCCACCGATGTGGTGGGGGTCGTGCGGCTCGTGCAGTCGGCTCTCCCCAGCGCCTGA
- a CDS encoding FliM/FliN family flagellar motor switch protein: protein MSTFQETAIAAAIAGKLPFSVPVIPSVSTDPSAVGTAVAVTFTGTPGARLAIQIADPTALADGSAEAVLADRLHPIFEAAVVVLGTGALSDAEEVDAAEFFTASGTQIFDIVAEDGTVMARAAVRIDDERRRSGSSGPMRLNRIAGVEMELVVEIGRTRMPVRDVLTLEPGRVVELDRAAGSPADIVLNGRLIGHGTVVVADGDFAIRVERILDGAQDI, encoded by the coding sequence ATGAGCACCTTCCAGGAGACCGCAATCGCCGCTGCCATCGCAGGCAAGCTGCCCTTCAGCGTTCCGGTGATCCCCAGCGTCTCCACCGACCCGAGCGCCGTGGGAACGGCCGTCGCCGTCACCTTCACTGGCACGCCCGGGGCGCGTCTGGCGATCCAGATCGCCGACCCCACGGCCCTCGCAGACGGGTCTGCGGAGGCGGTCCTCGCGGATCGGCTGCACCCGATCTTCGAAGCCGCGGTGGTCGTGCTCGGTACCGGAGCTCTCAGCGACGCCGAAGAGGTTGACGCCGCGGAGTTCTTCACGGCGTCGGGCACTCAGATCTTCGACATCGTCGCTGAGGACGGCACCGTCATGGCCCGTGCGGCGGTGCGCATCGATGATGAGCGTCGTCGCAGCGGGTCGTCGGGCCCGATGCGGCTGAACCGCATCGCCGGCGTCGAGATGGAGCTGGTCGTGGAGATCGGCCGCACGCGGATGCCCGTCCGTGACGTGCTCACACTGGAGCCCGGCCGCGTCGTCGAACTCGATCGTGCTGCCGGATCCCCGGCCGACATCGTGCTCAACGGTCGCCTCATCGGCCACGGCACGGTGGTCGTCGCGGACGGCGATTTCGCGATCCGTGTCGAGCGCATCCTCGACGGCGCGCAGGACATCTGA